One part of the Vitis riparia cultivar Riparia Gloire de Montpellier isolate 1030 chromosome 15, EGFV_Vit.rip_1.0, whole genome shotgun sequence genome encodes these proteins:
- the LOC117931631 gene encoding cytochrome P450 76T24-like, translating to MDYTPLVLLLLPCFVWLCFHFLILGSTHRKSFQARLPPGPRPLPIIGNLLELGDKPHQSLTTLSRTYGPLMSLKLGSTTTIVISSPKTAQEVLNKKDQAFSSRTVLNAIQIQDHHKFSMVFLPASAHWRNLRKICSMQIFSPQRVEASQDLRRKVVQQLLEHARESCNSGRAVDVGRAAFTTALNLLSNTFFSVDLAHYDSNLSQEFKDLIWSIMVEAGKPNLADFFPGLRLVDPQGIQKRMTVYFNKLVDVFDGFINQRLPLKASSPDNDVLDALLNLNKQHDHELSCNDIRHLLTDLFSAGTDTTSSTIEWAMAELLNNPKAMAKAQDELSQVVGKDRIVEESDVTKLPYLQAVVRETFRLHPPVPFLVPRKAEMDSEISGYAVPKNAQVLVNVWAIGRDSRTWSNPNSFVPERFLECEIDVKGRDFQLIPFGAGRRICPGLLLGHRMVHLMLASLLHSFDWKLEDGMRPEDMDMSEKFGFTLRKAQPLRAVPTKP from the exons ATGGATTACACCCCACTTGTTCTTCTACTTCTTCCTTGCTTTGTCTGGTTATGCTTCCATTTCCTCATCCTTGGCTCCACCCATCGGAAATCCTTCCAAGCCAGGCTTCCGCCGGGCCCCCGCCCTCTACCCATCATCGGAAACCTCCTTGAACTCGGCGACAAACCCCACCAATCACTCACAACTCTTTCCAGAACGTATGGCCCTCTGATGTCTCTCAAGCTAGGAAGCACCACCACCATAGTCATTTCCTCACCCAAAACAGCCCAAGAAGTACTAAACAAAAAAGACCAGGCCTTCTCCAGCAGGACAGTTCTCAATGCCATCCAAATCCAAGACCATCACAAGTTTTCAATGGTCTTTTTACCCGCGTCTGCTCATTGGCGCAACCTCAGGAAGATTTGCAGCATGCAAATATTTTCCCCGCAACGTGTTGAGGCCAGCCAAGACCTGCGTCGAAAAGTTGTGCAACAACTTCTAGAGCATGCCCGTGAAAGTTGCAACAGCGGTCGGGCAGTCGATGTTGGCAGAGCAGCCTTCACAACCGCCCTCAATTTGTTATCGAACACTTTTTTCTCTGTTGATTTGGCTCACTATGATTCCAATTTGTCACAAGAGTTCAAGGACCTTATATGGAGTATAATGGTAGAAGCTGGGAAGCCTAATCTTGCAGACTTCTTTCCGGGCCTCAGATTGGTTGATCCACAAGGAATACAGAAAAGGATGACGGTTTATTTTAATAAACTGGTAGATGTTTTCGACGGTTTTATCAATCAAAGGTTACCGTTAAAAGCTTCTTCCCCGGACAACGATGTACTAGATGCCCTCCTCAACCTCAACAAACAACATGACCATGAGTTGAGCTGCAACGATATCAGACATTTGCTTACT GACCTATTCTCTGCGGGAACTGACACCACTTCGAGCACGATAGAGTGGGCAATGGCTGAGTTATTAAACAACCCTAAAGCGATGGCGAAAGCACAAGATGAACTCAGTCAAGTAGTGGGCAAAGACAGGATAGTTGAAGAATCAGACGTCACAAAGCTCCCTTATTTACAAGCAGTAGTAAGAGAAACCTTCAGGTTGCACCCACCCGTCCCATTCCTGGTTCCTAGAAAGGCCGAAATGGACTCAGAAATATCAGGTTATGCGGTGCCCAAAAATGCGCAAGTACTTGTCAATGTGTGGGCTATTGGCAGAGATTCGCGGACGTGGTCGAACCCAAATTCGTTTGTGCCTGAAAGGTTTTTAGAGTGCGAAATTGATGTCAAGGGCCGAGATTTCCAACTCATTCCCTTCGGCGCTGGAAGAAGAATCTGTCCTGGATTGCTGTTAGGCCATAGGATGGTGCACTTGATGTTGGCTTCTCTTCTTCACTCCTTTGATTGGAAGCTTGAAGATGGTATGAGACcggaagacatggacatgagtGAGAAGTTTGGATTTACATTACGAAAAGCCCAACCTCTCCGGGCTGTTCCCACCAAACCATGA
- the LOC117931889 gene encoding cytochrome P450 76T24-like, whose protein sequence is MDCTPLVFLLLLPCFVWLCFHFLILGSSHRKFFQARLPPGPRPLPIIGNLLELGDKPHQSFTTLSKTYGPLMSLKLGSITTIVISSPETAQQVLNKKDQTFSGRTVPNAIQVANHHHFSIGFLPASAHWRNLRKICSMQIFSLQRVDAFHGLRRKVVQQLLDHAHESCSSGRTVDIGRAAFTISLNLLSNTVFSVDLAHYDSNLLQEFKELIWSILVEVGKPNIADFFPGLRLVDPQGIHKRMSVYFNKLFDVFDSFINQRLQLRASSTDNDVLDALLNLNKQHDHELSCNDIRHLLVDLFSAGTDTTSSTIEWAMAELLNNPKAMAKARDELSQVVGKDRIVEESDISKLPYLHAVVKETFRLHPPAPFLLPRKAEMDSEILGYAVPKNAQVIVNVWAIGRDSKTWSDPHSFGPERFLECDIDVKGRDFQLIPFGAGRRICPGLLLGRRVVHLVLASLLHSFDWKLEGGMKPEDMDMSETFGFSVRKAQPLRVVPIKP, encoded by the exons ATGGATTGCACACCACTTGTTTTTCTACTTCTTCTTCCTTGCTTTGTCTGGTTATGCTTCCATTTCCTCATCCTTGGCTCCAGCCATCGGAAATTCTTCCAAGCCAGGCTTCCGCCGGGCCCCCGCCCTCTACCCATCATCGGGAACCTCCTTGAACTCGGGGACAAGCCCCACCAATCATTCACAACTCTTTCCAAAACGTATGGCCCTCTGATGTCTCTCAAGCTAGGAAGCATCACCACCATAGTCATTTCCTCTCCAGAAACAGCCCAACAAGTGCTAAACAAAAAAGACCAAACCTTTTCCGGCAGGACAGTCCCCAATGCCATCCAAGTTGCCAACCATCACCATTTTTCAATAGGATTTTTACCAGCATCGGCTCATTGGCGGAACCTCAGGAAGATTTGCAGCATGCAGATATTTTCCTTGCAACGTGTTGACGCCTTCCATGGCCTGCGCCGAAAAGTTGTGCAACAACTTCTGGATCATGCTCATGAAAGTTGCAGCAGCGGTCGGACAGTCGATATTGGCAGAGCAGCCTTCACAATCTCCCTCAACCTTTTATCGAACACTGTTTTCTCTGTTGATTTGGCTCACTATGATTCCAATTTGTTACAAGAGTTCAAGGAACTTATATGGAGTATACTGGTAGAAGTTGGAAAGCCTAATATTGCAGACTTCTTTCCGGGCCTTAGATTGGTTGATCCACAAGGAATACATAAAAGGATGTCGGTTTATTTTAATAAACTGTTCGATGTTTTTGACAGTTTTATTAATCAAAGGTTACAGTTACGAGCTTCTTCCACAGACAACGATGTATTAGACGCCCTCCTCAATCTCAACAAACAGCATGACCATGAGTTGAGCTGCAATGATATCAGACATTTGCTTGTG GACCTATTTTCTGCGGGGACAGACACCACTTCGAGCACGATAGAGTGGGCAATGGCTGAGTTATTAAACAACCCTAAGGCAATGGCGAAAGCTCGAGATGAACTCAGTCAAGTCGTAGGCAAAGACAGGATAGTTGAAGAATCAGACATCTCAAAGCTCCCTTATCTACATGCAGTAGTGAAAGAAACCTTCAGGTTGCACCCACCCGCTCCATTCCTACTCCCCAGAAAGGCAGAAATGGACTCAGAAATATTAGGTTATGCGGTGCCCAAGAATGCACAAGTCATCGTCAATGTGTGGGCTATTGGCAGAGATTCGAAGACATGGTCGGACCCGCATTCTTTTGGGCCCGAAAGGTTTTTGGAGTGTGATATTGATGTCAAGGGCCGAGATTTCCAACTCATTCCCTTCGGCGCTGGAAGAAGAATCTGTCCTGGATTGCTTTTAGGCCGTAGGGTGGTGCACTTGGTGTTGGCTTCTCTTCTTCACTCCTTTGATTGGAAACTTGAAGGTGGTATGAAACcggaagacatggacatgagtGAAACGTTTGGGTTTTCAGTACGAAAAGCCCAACCCCTCCGGGTTGTTCCTATCAAACCATGA